TCAGTTGGATGTCCTTGTCTTTATAAAAAATATCCAGTGCAGCTTCTCCGTCACCGGCTTCTAATACTTCATATCCCTGTTTTGTCAGGAAATCGCTTACCAGCTTTCTCATTCTGCTTTCATCGTCTACTACAAGTACCTTACATTTATCCATGAAAATTCCTCCTTTTTTTAAATTGTATCAAATAAATTTGTTAAAAATGTGAACAAGCTTTTCTCTCTGCCAATTCTAACACACCCGCTCTTATCTCACAATATTTTCCCTTATTTTTCCTATTCTTGACACTGCTCTTATGACTGTGATATAGTGGAACAGAAATAAATATCAGCAGAATAAGAAGGGGAGCCGAAAGGCTGAGAGGAAGGACCGCTTCGACCCTTGTACCTGATTTGGATTATGCCAACGTAGGAATCTTTTTTTCAAGCTTTCTTTGCCCCTTCTTGTTCTTCTAAAAGAAGGAGGATTTTTCTATGTTTCAATTTTTTATCAATGCAGAAGGTGGTCTTACTGCCGCCGGTTATGCAGTCACTATCCTGGCAGCAATTTTATTTACAGTTGCAGCCATTATTCTCGCCGGAAAGGAATCCACAAGAAAAAAATTAAGTATCAAACAGCTGGCTTATTGCTCTATGGCTTTAGCACTTAGCTTTATTACCTCTTATATTAAAATTTTTGAACTTCCTTTTGGCGGTTCTGTTACCGCTTTCAGTATGCTTTTTATTGTATTAATTGCTTATTGGTATGGACCGAAAGTAGGCATACTTTTAGGATTTGTTTTTGGTATTTTACAGTTTTTACAGGAGCCTTATGTGCTTTCCTTTTTCCAGGTATGCTGCGATTATCTCCTTGCCTTTGCTGCTCTTGGGCTGGCTGGAATTTTCCGCAAGCAGAAAAATGGGTTGGTAAAAGGATACTTGGTTGCTGTAATTGCCAGAGGTGCTTTTCACGTTTTAGGAGGATATTTATACTGGATGGATTATATGCCTGAAAATTTCCCAAAAGAATTATCTGTAGCTTATCCTTTCATCTATAACTACAGCTTTTTGTTGGCAGAAGCTTTGATTACTATTATTTTACTCTCTATACCGGCAGTAAAAAAAGCCTTTGCACAAATTCAGCAAAATGCACTTTCTTAATTTAATTACATAAATTGTTTCTTGACAATGTAATATACTTACCCGGGCAGCCAGTAGGACGGCTATGGTTCTCCGCCTGAGTCTTGACAGGAGGGGATGCTTATAAGTACGTATGAAGAATTGAGTTTGATTGTAAACACAGCTTTACTTATCGTAGCAATCCTTACATATACATCACATAAGAAATAGCCGCCCTGCTCTCTGGAAAAGAATAGGCGGCTATTTTAGCTAAATATATTTGCCAAGCGGGGAGCCTTAACCTCCCTTACTGGCTGTCTTGTTAAGTATATTATATGTCAAGAAAAACAATTTGTCAAATTTTTTGTCTCGCAAGACATAATTTCCTATGTAAAAAAAGCCCAGTAAACACTGAGCTTTTTCTATGGACCTGAGGGGAATTGAACCCCAGATAAATACCCTATTTTGCTTGCATTTTACGGTGTTTTAAGCTTTTTCTGTTGATTAGATTTGATTATATCTAATCAAACGCTTTGTCAATTATTAGGGATTTCTGTTGCATATTTTTTCGATTTTTATAATAGTAATTTTTCGTTGTCGTAATATCTGTATGTCCCATTTGAGCAATTATCAATGAGTCGTCCACTCTTTTATCTATCAATGTTGTTGCATACGTTTTTCTAATCTTATTTAATGATTTTTCTTTAATTTTTAACTTTGAACATATTCTCCTAATTCTATCATCAAAAAGACATGTTCTAATTCTTTGCCCATGTTGTTCAAATACATATTTTCCACTCGGATTTAAAGTTTTAATTTCTTTTAAAATCCATAATTGGCTTTGCGGCACAATAACATCTCGTATTCCTGCTTCTGTTTTGGGAAAATCTCTTACTTCGTATATATATTCTTTATTTTCATTTTCGTACCGTATCTCTGTACTATGGATTTTTATTATGTTACCATTTACATCATCCCACGTTAAAGCACTTAATTCTCCCGGACGCATTCCTGTATAAAACAAAAGTAGTATGCCTAAATCTTTTAAATCAAGTTTATGTTGTTTAAAATAATTTAAGACCTTTTCCACTTCTTCGTCCATGAAAATCAATTCATCATCTTCGTGCTTCACTTTTCTAAATAGTTTTCTGGATATGTCCATATCATCAATAACATTTTTTATACTATATTGTACGAGTTTTTTCTTTTTTGCTAATTTAAATATACCTAATATCAAAGTTCTAAGATTACTGAAACCTTTTGCGGTCATTTTGTGAACATGAATAGCCTCTAATAGAAATTTTTCAATATCATATTCTTCTATTGCTTTAATTCTATTTTTACCAAACTCAATCATGGACTCGTTATATTGCCTGTCGTATCTATTCTTGGTCGTAATCGTAATCTCTTCTCTCTTTAATTTCCCATCGACCCATTCAATATATAATTCATATATTGTCGGATTTTCCATTTCTTGTTTCCAAAAGTCTACTATACAATCTTCTATCTTTTGCCTTGTGTTCCTACTTTTCAGCATTCTTTTGTTGTCTTTTTCTGGAAAATACGTGTAGTATCTATTATCTTTACCTATCCATATTTCATACGGATGTTTTTTTAGTAACTCCTCTCTTTTATTCATTTCGATTTTATTTTCTATATATGACAAATCTATTATGCCATGTTCGATTGCATAGTTCAATACTTCGTTCTTTGTTGCTTGTTCTATAATAATTTCTCCTTCAAAAAGAACTGTAGTAAAAAATACCACAGTTCTATGCTGTTTTACTTTATATCTATTCAACTATGTAAACAGGAGCACTATATCTCCCTTTATTCATCGCCTCAGAATGACTTCCTACAAATACATCAACATTATTTCTTCCAATAGCTCCACCTCTGTCCTCTACTGTATATACTGTTGGGTTATTTCCAATTCTAATCTTTGTTCCAAATGGTACATTTCTACCCATTGCTACTGTT
The DNA window shown above is from Blautia hansenii DSM 20583 and carries:
- a CDS encoding site-specific integrase, with protein sequence MNRYKVKQHRTVVFFTTVLFEGEIIIEQATKNEVLNYAIEHGIIDLSYIENKIEMNKREELLKKHPYEIWIGKDNRYYTYFPEKDNKRMLKSRNTRQKIEDCIVDFWKQEMENPTIYELYIEWVDGKLKREEITITTKNRYDRQYNESMIEFGKNRIKAIEEYDIEKFLLEAIHVHKMTAKGFSNLRTLILGIFKLAKKKKLVQYSIKNVIDDMDISRKLFRKVKHEDDELIFMDEEVEKVLNYFKQHKLDLKDLGILLLFYTGMRPGELSALTWDDVNGNIIKIHSTEIRYENENKEYIYEVRDFPKTEAGIRDVIVPQSQLWILKEIKTLNPSGKYVFEQHGQRIRTCLFDDRIRRICSKLKIKEKSLNKIRKTYATTLIDKRVDDSLIIAQMGHTDITTTKNYYYKNRKNMQQKSLIIDKAFD
- a CDS encoding energy-coupled thiamine transporter ThiT; translated protein: MFQFFINAEGGLTAAGYAVTILAAILFTVAAIILAGKESTRKKLSIKQLAYCSMALALSFITSYIKIFELPFGGSVTAFSMLFIVLIAYWYGPKVGILLGFVFGILQFLQEPYVLSFFQVCCDYLLAFAALGLAGIFRKQKNGLVKGYLVAVIARGAFHVLGGYLYWMDYMPENFPKELSVAYPFIYNYSFLLAEALITIILLSIPAVKKAFAQIQQNALS